From Candidatus Binataceae bacterium, the proteins below share one genomic window:
- a CDS encoding ferredoxin family protein — protein MPWTITRLCIDCVDTGCVSVCPVDCIYEYVGEDKEHYPNMLYINPDECIDCGACEPECPWQAIFEEPAVPEIFKDDIALNHATLELGDQFKVKTFVQKEHPTPEQIAANKRKWGLEA, from the coding sequence ATGCCGTGGACGATAACCCGATTGTGCATCGACTGCGTTGACACCGGATGCGTCAGCGTCTGCCCGGTGGATTGCATCTACGAGTATGTGGGCGAGGACAAGGAACACTACCCTAACATGCTCTACATCAACCCCGACGAGTGCATCGATTGCGGCGCCTGCGAGCCCGAATGCCCGTGGCAGGCGATCTTCGAGGAACCCGCGGTGCCCGAGATTTTCAAGGACGACATCGCGCTCAACCACGCCACGCTGGAGCTCGGCGACCAGTTTAAGGTCAAGACCTTCGTCCAGAAGGAGCATCCGACGCCCGAACAGATCGCCGCGAACAAGCGCAAGTGGGGGCTTGAGGCCTGA
- a CDS encoding DUF1329 domain-containing protein yields MSCTRRLSTLCLTLAAIALAAMPRVAAAAEDEMQSYLAATATQGTIPPGTRITMDNWRKYKEFMPPGMVAMFEGKYFWKMPSDVVMEIGPTVDHPLPPSYREATEKYSGQVRIVTLPNGGMNIENYVAGMPFPNPQEPHKGWKILVDEWFPPGAHLYVQSPETGLVSFCTQDRFGNRACVRSTLIYRALAFNTDPGVPRVEPGAGGAYYSEYIMVDEPEESKYTADLTLFWQDFTRQEDNYVFVPALRRTMRLSVSARCAPLLGSDMTHDDQKTGFNGGFVNFQANWLGDRKILGQMELTTADGKFPENYDLPLGWAKPSWGKWSLRDAYIIDVRRIPALSAGYCYGKRVMFLDKQTIAPLWIELYDSNMQPWKFAHLAKGPLTDPASGQTYAWGRYIEQYWDVQNDHASHIFGADAKGRDTVINGAVPEQYKDITRYSTPGGLMHIMQ; encoded by the coding sequence ATGAGCTGTACAAGGAGGCTGTCGACGCTTTGTCTGACGCTTGCTGCGATCGCGCTGGCCGCGATGCCGCGCGTCGCAGCGGCGGCCGAGGACGAGATGCAGAGTTATCTCGCAGCGACCGCTACCCAGGGAACGATTCCCCCCGGCACCCGGATCACCATGGACAACTGGCGCAAGTATAAGGAGTTTATGCCGCCGGGGATGGTCGCGATGTTCGAGGGCAAGTACTTCTGGAAGATGCCGTCGGACGTCGTGATGGAGATCGGGCCGACGGTGGACCATCCGCTGCCGCCGAGCTATCGCGAGGCGACCGAGAAGTACAGCGGGCAGGTGAGGATTGTGACGCTGCCCAATGGCGGGATGAATATCGAGAACTACGTCGCCGGGATGCCGTTCCCCAATCCACAGGAGCCGCACAAGGGATGGAAGATCCTTGTGGACGAATGGTTCCCTCCGGGCGCGCACCTTTATGTGCAGTCGCCGGAGACCGGGCTCGTCAGCTTTTGCACTCAGGACCGCTTCGGCAACCGGGCGTGCGTGCGCTCGACGCTGATCTATCGGGCGCTGGCCTTTAACACCGATCCCGGCGTGCCCCGCGTCGAGCCGGGCGCGGGTGGCGCCTACTACTCCGAATACATCATGGTTGACGAGCCTGAAGAGTCGAAGTACACCGCCGACCTGACGCTGTTCTGGCAGGATTTCACGCGCCAGGAGGACAACTACGTCTTCGTACCGGCGCTGCGGCGGACGATGCGGCTGTCGGTTTCTGCACGCTGCGCACCGCTGCTCGGCAGCGACATGACCCACGACGATCAGAAAACCGGCTTCAACGGCGGCTTCGTCAACTTCCAGGCCAACTGGCTGGGCGATCGCAAGATCCTGGGCCAGATGGAGTTGACCACCGCCGACGGCAAATTCCCCGAGAACTACGACCTGCCGTTGGGCTGGGCCAAGCCGTCGTGGGGCAAGTGGAGTCTGCGCGACGCCTATATCATTGATGTGCGGCGCATCCCGGCGCTCTCCGCGGGCTATTGCTACGGCAAGCGCGTGATGTTCCTCGACAAGCAGACAATAGCGCCGTTGTGGATCGAGCTTTACGACAGCAACATGCAGCCGTGGAAGTTCGCCCATTTGGCCAAGGGTCCGCTAACCGATCCGGCTTCCGGCCAGACCTACGCCTGGGGCCGTTACATCGAGCAGTACTGGGATGTTCAGAACGACCATGCCAGCCATATCTTCGGCGCCGACGCCAAGGGCCGCGACACCGTGATCAACGGCGCGGTTCCCGAGCAATATAAGGACATCACGCGCTACTCGACGCCGGGTGGCCTGATGCACATCATGCAGTAG
- a CDS encoding carboxyl transferase domain-containing protein, producing the protein MERIESRINTSSPEYRHNAETMEAAVKRLREAVERARQGGPEHARRRHLERGKLLVRERIKKLCDPQSAFLELSPLAAWGMYDDEAPAAGIVTGVGRVHGREVVVVANDATVKGGTYYPITVKKHLRAQEIAMENRLPCVYLVDSGGAFLPLQSEVFPDREHFGRIFYNMARMSAAGIAQMAVVMGSCTAGGAYVPAMCDENIIVREQGTIFLGGPPLVRAATGEQVSAEELGGGDVHTRLSGVSDHLAEDDEHALAIARAIFENLGPRVAPEYTLQQEEPEDPYYDPREIYGIVSADTRKPYEVREVIARLVDGSRMHEFKPRYGTSLVTGFARIYGYPVGIIANNGVLFSESALKATHFIMLCCARRIPLLFLQNITGFIVGKRYEQGGIAKDGAKMVNAVANAQVPKFTVVIGASNGAGNYGMCGRAYSPRLLFMWPNARISVMGGEQAANTLLTVKLDQLRAQGKSMTAEEQAEFMRPTLEKYEYESSCYYSSARLWDDGVVDPLETRAVLALGIAASLNAGIPPATGFGVFRM; encoded by the coding sequence ATGGAACGAATCGAAAGCCGGATCAATACGTCGAGCCCCGAGTACCGCCACAACGCGGAGACGATGGAGGCGGCGGTCAAGCGGCTGCGCGAGGCGGTCGAGCGCGCGCGCCAGGGCGGGCCCGAACACGCGCGGCGCCGCCATCTCGAGCGCGGCAAGCTGCTGGTGCGCGAGCGGATCAAGAAGCTGTGCGATCCGCAGAGCGCTTTTCTGGAGCTCTCGCCGCTGGCCGCGTGGGGAATGTACGACGACGAGGCGCCGGCGGCAGGCATCGTCACCGGCGTGGGACGGGTCCACGGGCGCGAAGTGGTGGTGGTTGCCAACGACGCCACGGTCAAGGGCGGCACCTACTACCCGATCACGGTCAAGAAGCATCTGCGCGCGCAGGAGATCGCGATGGAGAACAGGCTTCCGTGCGTGTACCTGGTCGATTCCGGCGGCGCCTTCCTGCCGCTCCAGTCCGAGGTCTTTCCCGACCGCGAGCACTTCGGGCGCATCTTCTACAACATGGCGCGGATGTCGGCGGCGGGGATCGCGCAGATGGCGGTGGTGATGGGCTCGTGCACGGCAGGCGGCGCCTACGTGCCCGCGATGTGCGACGAAAACATCATCGTGCGCGAGCAGGGCACGATCTTCCTCGGCGGGCCGCCGCTGGTCCGTGCGGCGACCGGCGAGCAGGTCAGCGCCGAGGAGCTCGGTGGGGGCGACGTCCACACCCGGCTCTCCGGCGTCAGCGACCATCTGGCCGAGGACGACGAGCACGCGCTTGCGATCGCGCGCGCGATCTTCGAGAACCTCGGGCCGCGCGTCGCTCCCGAGTACACGCTCCAGCAGGAGGAACCCGAGGATCCCTACTACGACCCGCGCGAAATCTACGGAATAGTCTCGGCCGACACGCGCAAGCCGTACGAGGTGCGCGAGGTGATCGCGCGGCTCGTCGACGGTAGCCGGATGCACGAGTTCAAGCCGCGCTACGGCACTTCGCTGGTGACCGGCTTTGCACGGATCTACGGCTACCCGGTCGGGATCATCGCCAACAACGGCGTGCTGTTCAGCGAATCGGCGCTCAAGGCCACGCACTTCATCATGCTCTGCTGCGCGCGGCGCATCCCGCTGCTCTTTCTCCAGAACATCACCGGCTTCATCGTCGGCAAGCGCTACGAACAGGGCGGGATCGCAAAGGACGGGGCCAAGATGGTCAACGCGGTGGCCAACGCGCAGGTGCCCAAGTTCACCGTGGTGATCGGCGCCTCCAACGGCGCGGGCAACTACGGAATGTGCGGGCGGGCGTACTCGCCGCGGCTGCTCTTCATGTGGCCGAACGCGCGGATCTCGGTGATGGGCGGCGAGCAGGCGGCCAACACGCTGCTCACGGTCAAGCTCGACCAGCTCAGGGCGCAGGGCAAGAGCATGACGGCGGAGGAGCAGGCCGAGTTCATGCGCCCGACGCTGGAGAAGTACGAGTACGAATCGAGCTGCTACTACTCGAGCGCCCGGCTATGGGACGACGGCGTGGTCGACCCGCTCGAGACGCGCGCGGTACTGGCGCTGGGGATCGCGGCCTCGCTCAACGCCGGCATCCCGCCCGCCACCGGTTTCGGCGTGTTCCGGATGTAG
- a CDS encoding MaoC/PaaZ C-terminal domain-containing protein has protein sequence MEKLPSAYKQVGPNRYREAFGLFFEDFTPGDVFEHRPGRTLTETDNTYMTLLCMNTHPLHFDAAYTQTTEWKRPLMNSLITLSVVTGMSVHSTSQNAVANLGWDKVRLSNPVFAGDTLYAETTVLSKRESKSRPTQGLISVHTVGMKVDGRTGESGIVVIEFDRTFLVYKRDHAPFTKASY, from the coding sequence ATGGAAAAGCTGCCATCGGCTTACAAGCAGGTCGGCCCCAACCGTTACCGCGAAGCCTTCGGCCTGTTCTTCGAAGACTTCACGCCCGGCGACGTCTTCGAGCATCGCCCCGGCCGCACGTTGACCGAGACCGACAACACCTACATGACGCTGCTCTGCATGAATACGCATCCGCTGCACTTCGACGCGGCGTACACCCAGACCACCGAATGGAAGCGGCCGCTGATGAATTCGCTGATCACGCTGTCGGTGGTCACCGGGATGAGCGTGCACAGCACCAGCCAGAACGCGGTCGCCAATCTGGGCTGGGACAAGGTGCGACTGTCCAATCCGGTCTTCGCCGGCGACACGCTCTATGCCGAGACCACCGTGCTATCGAAGCGCGAGTCGAAGAGCCGTCCGACCCAGGGGCTGATCAGCGTGCATACGGTGGGGATGAAGGTCGACGGACGGACGGGCGAGTCGGGAATCGTCGTGATCGAGTTCGACCGCACCTTCCTGGTGTATAAGCGCGACCACGCTCCGTTCACCAAGGCGAGTTACTGA
- a CDS encoding VOC family protein, translated as MEINGVAHVMLTVSNYEACLPFYEKLLPHLGLTHVVRKTDSQFYCIGGRTGLGIHRADPHHRDERFTQRRVGLHHVCFRARERKDIDELYRFLLTLDARIVHPPQEGAWAPGYYSILFEDPDGIRLEVNHIPGKGLLGGAPQKAG; from the coding sequence ATGGAGATCAACGGCGTGGCGCACGTGATGCTGACGGTGAGCAACTACGAAGCTTGCCTGCCCTTTTACGAGAAGCTGCTGCCGCATCTGGGCCTGACCCACGTGGTGCGCAAGACCGACTCGCAATTCTATTGCATCGGCGGCCGCACCGGCCTCGGAATCCATCGCGCCGATCCGCACCATCGCGACGAGCGCTTCACCCAGCGGCGCGTCGGACTGCATCACGTATGCTTCCGCGCGCGCGAGCGCAAGGATATCGACGAGCTCTACCGATTCCTGCTCACGCTCGACGCCAGGATTGTCCATCCGCCGCAGGAAGGCGCGTGGGCGCCGGGCTACTACTCGATTCTGTTCGAGGACCCCGACGGCATCCGGCTGGAAGTCAATCACATCCCGGGTAAGGGACTGCTTGGCGGCGCGCCCCAGAAGGCGGGCTGA
- a CDS encoding LLM class flavin-dependent oxidoreductase produces MKFGMLHLFENPAGKTEHQIVKEQLDLMRAAEDLGFDSIWPAEHHFSEYGYCASPALSLAAVASVTKRIRLGTGVVVLPFHNPIRVAEEFALLDLMSDGRVDFGVGRGYQPIEYRGFQVDQEKSRGIFNEALEVILQAWTKERVNFKGAHFHIEDQEVRPKPLQKPHPPVWIAGITDATFAMVGRWGFNLLCAPVFGFQGKSADALLDQYRKALIAGGHDPATREIAALNMVYCADTTEQARREFADAVMWYYRTIAKYVAPPPEKGPVKTYELYAQTRKLAETVSWQQLIDAGAVICGDPDHCIERIAEIQRRYGFTQLLCWTRLGGLDSRKVLRSMELMQRHVIPYFKKQARAAA; encoded by the coding sequence ATGAAATTCGGCATGCTTCATCTGTTCGAAAACCCCGCCGGCAAAACCGAGCATCAGATCGTTAAGGAACAGCTCGACCTGATGCGGGCGGCGGAAGATCTCGGCTTCGATTCGATCTGGCCCGCCGAGCACCACTTTTCCGAGTACGGCTATTGCGCCTCGCCGGCGCTGAGCTTGGCGGCGGTCGCCTCGGTCACCAAGCGCATCCGGCTCGGCACCGGGGTGGTCGTGCTGCCGTTCCACAATCCCATCCGCGTCGCCGAGGAGTTCGCGCTGCTCGACCTGATGAGCGACGGGCGGGTCGATTTCGGCGTCGGGCGCGGCTACCAGCCGATCGAGTACCGCGGCTTCCAGGTCGATCAGGAGAAATCGCGCGGGATTTTCAACGAGGCGCTCGAGGTCATCCTGCAGGCGTGGACCAAGGAGCGCGTCAACTTCAAAGGCGCTCACTTCCATATCGAGGACCAGGAGGTGCGGCCCAAGCCGCTCCAGAAGCCGCATCCGCCGGTGTGGATCGCAGGCATCACCGACGCGACCTTCGCGATGGTGGGCAGGTGGGGCTTCAATCTGCTGTGCGCGCCGGTCTTCGGCTTCCAGGGCAAGAGTGCCGACGCGCTGCTCGACCAGTACCGCAAAGCGCTGATCGCCGGCGGCCACGATCCGGCGACGCGCGAGATCGCGGCGCTCAACATGGTGTACTGCGCCGACACCACCGAGCAGGCCCGGCGCGAGTTCGCCGATGCCGTGATGTGGTACTACCGGACGATTGCCAAGTACGTCGCGCCGCCGCCGGAGAAGGGGCCGGTCAAGACCTACGAGCTGTACGCGCAGACGCGCAAGCTCGCCGAAACCGTCAGCTGGCAGCAGCTAATCGATGCGGGCGCGGTTATCTGCGGCGACCCCGACCATTGCATCGAGCGCATTGCCGAGATCCAGCGCAGGTACGGCTTCACCCAGCTTCTGTGCTGGACGCGGTTGGGCGGCCTCGACAGCCGCAAGGTGCTCAGGAGCATGGAGCTGATGCAGCGCCACGTGATTCCGTACTTCAAGAAGCAGGCGCGCGCGGCGGCCTGA
- the fumC gene encoding class II fumarate hydratase, translating into MADKQGFRTETDSMGAIEVPNDHYWGAQTQRSLHHFNIGPDRMPRPVIRAFGLLKKAAAQVNCELGKLAADKARLIEQAADEVIAGKLDSEFPLRVWQTGSGTQTNMNANEVISNRAIELAGGKLGSKKPIHPNDDVNMSQSSNDTFPTAMHIAAAEEIVHHLVPSVRKLRDALAAKSEGLRDVVKIGRTHLMDAVPLTLGQEFSGYVAQLDADLKRIDAAMPDIYELAIGGTAVGTGLNTHPEFGERTAAKIAAFTGLPFVSAPNKFAVLAAHDALVMASGVLRTLACSLMKIANDIRWMGSGPRCGLGELRLPENEPGSSIMPGKVNPTQSEAMTMVCLQVIGNDTAIAAAGTQGNFELNVFKPLIIHNLLHSITLLANACVSFTDFCVVGIEADRERIAHYVENSLMLVTALSPHIGYDNAAKVAKKAHAENKTLRQACVELGLLKPEEFDRYVQANKMLAPEG; encoded by the coding sequence ATGGCAGACAAGCAAGGATTCCGCACCGAAACCGACAGCATGGGCGCGATCGAGGTGCCCAACGACCATTACTGGGGCGCGCAGACCCAGCGCTCGCTCCATCATTTCAATATCGGGCCCGACCGGATGCCGCGGCCGGTGATCCGCGCCTTCGGCCTGCTCAAGAAGGCCGCCGCGCAGGTCAATTGCGAGTTGGGCAAACTCGCCGCAGACAAAGCGCGGCTTATCGAGCAGGCCGCCGACGAGGTGATCGCGGGCAAGCTCGACAGCGAGTTTCCGCTGCGCGTCTGGCAGACCGGCAGCGGCACCCAGACCAACATGAATGCCAACGAGGTCATCTCCAACCGCGCGATCGAGCTGGCGGGCGGCAAGCTGGGGAGCAAGAAGCCGATTCATCCCAACGACGACGTCAACATGTCGCAGTCGTCCAACGACACCTTTCCGACCGCGATGCATATCGCGGCGGCCGAGGAGATCGTCCATCACCTGGTCCCCTCGGTGCGCAAGCTGCGCGACGCGCTGGCGGCCAAGAGCGAGGGGCTGCGCGACGTGGTCAAGATCGGCCGGACCCATCTAATGGACGCCGTGCCGCTGACGCTCGGCCAGGAATTCTCGGGCTACGTCGCGCAGCTCGACGCCGACTTGAAACGGATCGACGCCGCGATGCCCGACATTTATGAGCTGGCGATCGGCGGCACCGCGGTCGGCACCGGGCTCAACACCCATCCGGAGTTCGGCGAGCGCACAGCGGCGAAGATCGCGGCGTTCACCGGCTTGCCGTTCGTCTCGGCGCCCAACAAGTTCGCCGTGCTCGCCGCCCACGACGCGCTGGTGATGGCGAGCGGGGTGCTGCGCACGCTGGCCTGCTCGCTGATGAAGATCGCCAACGACATCCGCTGGATGGGCTCGGGGCCGCGCTGCGGGCTGGGCGAGCTGCGGCTGCCGGAGAACGAGCCGGGCTCGTCGATCATGCCGGGCAAGGTCAATCCAACGCAGAGCGAGGCGATGACAATGGTGTGCCTGCAGGTGATCGGCAACGACACCGCGATCGCCGCCGCTGGCACCCAGGGCAACTTCGAGCTCAACGTCTTCAAGCCACTCATCATCCACAACCTGCTCCACTCGATAACCCTGCTCGCCAACGCCTGCGTCTCGTTCACCGACTTCTGCGTGGTCGGGATCGAGGCCGACCGCGAGCGGATCGCGCACTACGTCGAGAATTCGCTGATGCTGGTCACCGCGCTCAGCCCGCATATCGGCTATGACAACGCGGCCAAGGTCGCCAAGAAGGCGCACGCCGAGAACAAGACCCTGCGCCAGGCCTGCGTCGAGCTGGGCTTGCTCAAGCCCGAGGAGTTCGACCGCTACGTGCAGGCGAACAAGATGCTGGCGCCGGAGGGCTGA
- a CDS encoding alkaline phosphatase family protein, translating into MRKSIRLGKATRAVALAAAISLTGAPAATQFALAGTHQGADPTTPIHHVVVIFQENVSFDHYFATYPEAENPSGEPQFHARGGTPSVNGLGTLAQGEPTGVLLTDNPNASNPANGASALNPFRLDRTQAATCDQDHNYGHEQQAFDQGLMDLFPATVGVGGGGCLDYGKGSGLVMGYYDGNTVTALWNYAQHFAMNDNAYGTTFGPSTPGLLNLVAGNTYPATPSGGSSAKVVNINNGVGTLVGDLDPTGDVCSAGVTIQMGGRNIGDLLDAKGLSWGSFMGGFDLTVKNPDGSTGCARQSPAAGGGSVADYIPHHAFFQYWPSTANPNHIRPSVPPSQYGSSADAANHEYDLHDFFDALRAGNLPAVSFLKAPANMDGHAGYSDPLLEQQFIVTVINALERSPLWSSTAVFINWDDSDGWYDHQMSPIVNPSAVANPSDTKNSDQLNGAGKCGNGTPLKDDQGNVIQGRCGYGPRIPLLVISPWAKANFVSHSLADQSSILRFIEDNWSTGRIGNGSFDALAGPLDNMFDFSADNGAPSRRLFLDPDTGQPVPPM; encoded by the coding sequence ATGCGCAAATCGATAAGACTTGGCAAAGCGACGCGCGCCGTCGCGCTCGCCGCGGCGATCAGCCTAACCGGCGCTCCCGCAGCAACCCAGTTTGCCCTCGCCGGCACCCATCAGGGCGCCGATCCGACGACGCCAATCCATCACGTCGTCGTAATTTTCCAGGAGAACGTCTCCTTCGACCATTATTTTGCGACCTATCCCGAGGCTGAGAACCCCTCGGGCGAACCGCAATTCCACGCCCGTGGGGGAACGCCCTCGGTCAACGGGCTCGGCACGTTGGCTCAGGGCGAGCCGACGGGCGTGCTGCTCACCGACAATCCCAACGCCAGCAATCCAGCCAACGGTGCGAGCGCGCTCAATCCTTTCCGGCTCGACCGCACCCAGGCTGCGACCTGCGACCAGGACCACAACTACGGCCACGAGCAGCAGGCGTTCGATCAGGGCCTGATGGATCTGTTCCCGGCCACGGTCGGCGTGGGCGGCGGCGGATGCCTCGATTACGGCAAGGGCAGCGGCCTGGTGATGGGCTACTACGACGGCAACACGGTCACGGCGTTGTGGAACTACGCCCAGCACTTCGCCATGAACGACAACGCCTACGGCACTACCTTCGGCCCCTCAACCCCCGGCCTGCTCAACCTGGTGGCGGGCAACACCTATCCCGCAACCCCCTCCGGGGGAAGCTCAGCCAAGGTAGTGAACATCAACAACGGCGTCGGCACCCTGGTCGGCGACCTGGATCCGACCGGCGACGTCTGCTCGGCCGGCGTAACAATCCAGATGGGTGGCAGGAACATCGGCGACCTCCTCGACGCCAAGGGCCTCAGCTGGGGCTCGTTCATGGGCGGCTTCGACCTGACGGTGAAGAACCCTGACGGGAGCACCGGATGCGCCCGGCAGAGCCCCGCCGCGGGCGGCGGTTCGGTCGCCGACTACATCCCGCATCACGCCTTCTTCCAGTACTGGCCCTCAACCGCCAACCCTAATCACATCCGCCCCTCGGTGCCGCCGAGCCAGTACGGCAGCAGCGCCGACGCCGCCAATCATGAATACGACCTCCACGACTTCTTCGACGCGCTCCGCGCTGGCAACCTGCCCGCGGTCAGCTTCCTCAAGGCGCCGGCCAACATGGACGGCCACGCGGGCTACTCCGACCCGCTGCTCGAGCAGCAGTTCATCGTCACCGTGATCAACGCTCTGGAACGTTCGCCGCTATGGAGCAGCACCGCCGTCTTCATCAACTGGGACGACTCCGACGGCTGGTACGACCATCAGATGAGCCCGATCGTCAATCCGTCGGCGGTGGCCAACCCCTCCGACACGAAAAACAGCGATCAGCTCAACGGCGCGGGCAAATGCGGCAACGGCACTCCGCTCAAGGACGACCAAGGCAATGTGATCCAAGGACGATGCGGCTATGGACCGCGGATTCCGCTGCTCGTCATCTCGCCGTGGGCGAAGGCGAATTTCGTCTCGCACAGCCTCGCCGACCAGAGCTCGATCCTGCGCTTTATCGAGGACAACTGGAGCACTGGCCGGATCGGCAACGGCTCGTTCGACGCGCTGGCCGGTCCGCTGGATAACATGTTCGACTTCAGCGCGGATAACGGCGCCCCGTCGCGTCGGCTCTTCCTCGACCCCGATACGGGTCAGCCGGTACCGCCGATGTAA
- the jag gene encoding RNA-binding cell elongation regulator Jag/EloR, with protein MSEAYEAIEVSAATVDEAIKEALEKLGAAEDDVIIQVLSTPRAGVLGLGARQARVRVVRRPPEAATSGVTSPPPAPPLPPRRAEAARAAQPPPTAETPQAPPTAPQPLPRRHPIPQEQPPPSAPRAARRPEGEAPEETAGGEEEGDGARKPADLDAQAAEASSILSRILELMGEQGNVTVTEEDSEGIELAIKGDGSGLLIGRHGQTLDALEYLVNRILARKVKDAVPITIDTESYRERRRRQLHRMALSMAEQTKREHTTVTLDPMPPRDRRIVHLALKDDPLITTRSTGDGFLRAVEIIPVGERREGAGGGGRRERGGGGGGGGGGAGGGGGGGRGRQRGRERESEREAPVGQQGGFKHGQKRII; from the coding sequence ATGAGCGAAGCATACGAAGCGATCGAAGTATCGGCAGCCACCGTTGACGAGGCGATCAAGGAAGCGCTGGAGAAGCTCGGCGCCGCCGAAGACGACGTCATTATCCAGGTGCTGAGCACGCCGCGCGCGGGCGTGCTCGGCCTCGGCGCCCGCCAGGCCCGCGTCCGCGTGGTCCGCCGCCCGCCTGAGGCCGCTACCAGTGGCGTGACCTCGCCGCCGCCCGCGCCACCGCTGCCGCCGCGGCGCGCCGAAGCCGCGCGCGCGGCGCAGCCGCCGCCGACGGCTGAGACTCCGCAAGCGCCTCCAACCGCGCCGCAGCCTCTGCCAAGGCGCCATCCGATACCGCAGGAACAGCCGCCGCCGTCGGCGCCGCGCGCCGCGCGCCGACCCGAGGGAGAAGCGCCCGAGGAGACGGCCGGCGGGGAAGAGGAAGGCGACGGCGCCCGCAAGCCCGCCGACCTCGACGCCCAGGCCGCCGAGGCCAGCTCGATCCTAAGCCGGATCCTGGAGCTGATGGGTGAACAGGGCAATGTCACCGTCACCGAGGAGGATTCGGAGGGGATCGAGCTTGCGATCAAGGGCGACGGCTCCGGCCTGCTGATCGGCCGCCACGGCCAGACCCTCGATGCGCTCGAGTACCTCGTCAATCGTATCCTCGCCCGCAAGGTCAAGGACGCGGTACCGATCACGATCGACACCGAATCCTACCGCGAGCGGCGCCGCCGCCAGCTCCATCGGATGGCGCTCTCGATGGCGGAGCAGACCAAGCGCGAGCACACCACGGTGACGCTCGACCCGATGCCGCCGCGCGACCGGCGCATCGTCCATCTCGCGCTCAAGGACGACCCGTTGATCACCACCCGCTCGACCGGCGACGGCTTCCTGCGCGCGGTCGAGATAATCCCGGTCGGCGAGCGGCGCGAGGGCGCGGGCGGCGGCGGGCGGCGCGAGCGCGGCGGAGGTGGTGGTGGTGGTGGTGGTGGCGCAGGCGGTGGCGGCGGGGGCGGACGGGGCCGTCAGCGCGGGCGCGAGCGGGAGAGCGAGCGCGAGGCGCCGGTCGGCCAGCAGGGTGGCTTCAAACACGGCCAGAAGCGAATTATCTGA